The following are encoded in a window of Artemia franciscana chromosome 19, ASM3288406v1, whole genome shotgun sequence genomic DNA:
- the LOC136039132 gene encoding uncharacterized protein LOC136039132, translating to MNYGLTKKRTKKLAWEFAKANTLKYPKSWDDNEAAGEDWYKGFMERHTRISLRRPESTSLHRNLGFNRAAVDTFYKHLEELQSKFHFPADRIYNMDETGLSNVQQKCRRVLSPKSVKQLGATTSQERGKLVTMVGTISAMGSLIPPYLIFGRTRFVERLLDGAPPRTKAVASGKPGNAWMTTELFLGYFEHFKRYVRCPPEQPVLLLMDNHDSHMSYSFISAAKEMGLQILTFPPHTSNRLQPLDVTVYSPLKTYFYQAIENWLRNHPGRPVTEYEISELLGVAFPKAFNSTNIMSGFSKPGIHPFNPNVWEESDFLPSLTPVSDPCDPTDEVQINVGAGSSSSTQADSGLSDRESVGAGGSVCVLLDQILPLPKRQIDIQKKKGGRKPGQSKILTATPVKDAIFETERQRPLKRKKKEEAKENKKQKITKRKQDKKRDQAKVALDFSDSSDAASVELCADTDDSLHLSEMEETVKEPTEIKPGDFVLVRYVSKKSSKYYESWRLNWNGTV from the coding sequence ATGAACTACGGACTTACGAAAAAACGGACAAAGAAATTAGCTTGGGAATTTGCCAAGGCGAACACCCTGAAATACCCTAAATCATGGGATGACAATGAAGCAGCAGGAGAAGACTGGTATAAAGGTTTCATGGAGAGACATACAAGAATTTCTTTGAGGAGACCGGAAAGCACCAGCCTTCATCGCAACCTTGGTTTCAACCGTGCTGCAGTTGACACATTCTATAAACATCTTGAAGAGCTACAGtcgaagtttcattttccagcTGACCGCATCTACAACATGGATGAGACGGGCTTATCGAATGTTCAACAGAAATGCCGGAGGGTACTTAGCCCTAAAAGTGTAAAGCAGCTAGGAGCAACTACATCACAGGAAAGAGGAAAACTAGTTACAATGGTTGGAACTATCAGTGCGATGGGAAGCTTAATTCCCCCTTACCTTATCTTTGGAAGGACCCGCTTTGTTGAAAGACTCTTAGATGGGGCACCACCAAGGACAAAAGCTGTCGCCAGTGGAAAGCCCGGAAATGCATGGATGACGACCGAGTTATTCCTTGGCTACTTTGAGCACTTTAAAAGGTACGTAAGGTGCCCTCCTGAGCAACCAGTCCTTCTTCTCATGGACAACCATGATAGTCACATGAGCTACAGCTTCATTTCTGCTGCGAAAGAGATGGGGTTGCAAATACTGACATTTCCTCCACACACGTCAAACAGGCTGCAGCCCCTTGATGTGACTGTCTATTCACCACTTAAAACATATTTCTACCAAGCTATTGAAAACTGGCTAAGAAACCATCCTGGAAGACCAGTCACGGAATACGAAATCTCTGAACTTCTTGGAGTTGCTTTCCCTAAAGCATTCAACTCAACCAACATAATGAGTGGTTTTTCTAAACCAGGAATCCATCCGTTTAATCCCAATGTCTGGGAAGAATCAGACTTTCTTCCATCCCTGACTCCCGTCAGCGATCCCTGCGATCCGACAGATGAAGTGCAGATCAATGTCGGCGCAGGGAGCAGCTCATCAACGCAAGCGGACAGTGGGCTGTCAGACAGGGAGTCAGTGGGCGCTGGTGGTTCAGTCTGTGTTCTGCTCGATCAAATACTTCCCCTTCCTAAACGTCAAAttgatattcagaaaaaaaaaggaggaaggAAGCCTGGCCAGTCCAAGATTTTGACTGCAACCCCCGTTAAGGATGCCATTTTTGAAACAGAGAGGCAGAGACCcctgaagagaaaaaagaaggaagaagcaaaggaaaataaaaaacagaagataacgaaaagaaagcaagataaaaaaagagatcaaGCAAAGGTGGCTTTAGATTTTAGCGACAGTAGTGATGCTGCTTCTGTTGAGCTCTGTGCTGACACTGATGATTCCTTGCACCTGAGTGAAATGGAAGAGACTGTGAAAGAACCAACGGAGATAAAGCCTGGCGATTTTGTACTGGTTAGGTACGTCAGTAAGAAAAGTTCAAAGTATTATGAGTCTTGGAGATTGAACTGGAATGGTACAGTGTGA